The Lacrimispora xylanolytica genome has a segment encoding these proteins:
- a CDS encoding branched-chain amino acid ABC transporter permease, with protein sequence MSLSTFLQQCLTGISLGGAYALIAIGYTLVYGILRLINFAHGDIFMMAGYFMIFAMASFPWFISIPLVLFITVVLGVSIERVAYRPLRSAPRMSVMISAIGVSYLLQNLATYLFTALPKGYPELPVLKKIYQIGGLSASFVTFLTPVLTLIIVYVLMVLINKTKIGMAMRAVAKDYDTASLMGIKINRIITFTFAIGSLLAAVGSILYFTDRMTVFPFSGSLPGLKCFVAAVFGGIGSIPGAVIGGFILGLGETALVATGYSTFSDAFTFVLLIAILLIKPTGLFGEKTTDKV encoded by the coding sequence ATGAGTCTTTCAACCTTTTTACAGCAGTGCCTGACCGGTATTTCCCTTGGCGGTGCATATGCTCTCATAGCCATTGGCTATACGCTGGTTTACGGAATCCTTCGCCTCATCAACTTCGCCCATGGCGATATTTTTATGATGGCAGGCTATTTCATGATATTTGCCATGGCAAGTTTTCCATGGTTCATTTCCATTCCACTGGTGCTCTTCATCACCGTTGTTCTTGGTGTTTCCATTGAACGGGTCGCTTACCGCCCCCTTCGTTCCGCTCCAAGAATGTCTGTTATGATTTCAGCCATTGGTGTTTCCTACCTCCTGCAAAATCTTGCTACATACTTATTTACTGCCCTTCCAAAGGGATATCCTGAACTTCCTGTCTTAAAGAAGATTTATCAGATCGGAGGTCTTTCTGCTTCCTTCGTTACCTTCTTAACACCGGTCCTTACTCTCATTATTGTGTATGTTCTTATGGTCCTGATCAACAAAACAAAGATCGGAATGGCAATGCGTGCTGTGGCAAAGGATTACGATACTGCCTCTTTAATGGGAATCAAGATTAATCGGATCATTACCTTTACCTTTGCAATCGGTTCTCTTTTAGCTGCTGTCGGCTCTATCCTCTATTTTACAGACCGTATGACCGTGTTCCCATTCTCCGGCTCCCTGCCGGGCTTAAAGTGCTTCGTAGCTGCGGTATTCGGAGGAATCGGCAGCATTCCAGGTGCCGTCATTGGAGGCTTTATCCTGGGACTTGGAGAAACTGCCCTGGTTGCAACCGGGTATTCTACCTTCAGCGATGCATTTACCTTTGTTCTGTTAATTGCCATTCTCCTGATCAAACCTACTGGCTTGTTCGGTGAGAAAACAACCGATAAAGTGTGA
- a CDS encoding branched-chain amino acid ABC transporter permease, whose protein sequence is MKKKAVSKNRLYTLIALLFVIGILGILQANSAQYSYQISILERSAIYAVVAVSMNLLTGFTGLFSLGQAGFMAIGAYTVAILTIPVDNRASVYYVDGIAPAIANLQCPFWLALILAGVFSAAIAALIGIPVLRLKSDYLAIATLGFSEIIRAVISAPQLNKITNGSYGLKNIPGFPNLFVAFGLCALCILLMVLLINSSYGRAFKALREDEVAAQAMGLNLFRYKELAFVISSFFTGVGGGLLAIFMRSIDSKTFSINLTYDILLIVVLGGIGSITGSVIGAFLVTAGREWLRFFDNPLTIGGIDIPLFRSGFRMVIFSILLMAVVLFYRRGIMGSNEFSWEGLGRLIRSIPDRLKKKNKTHKGENI, encoded by the coding sequence ATGAAGAAAAAAGCAGTATCCAAAAACAGACTCTATACTCTGATCGCCCTTTTATTTGTCATTGGAATCCTGGGTATTTTACAGGCTAACAGTGCTCAGTACAGCTATCAGATTTCCATTCTGGAACGAAGTGCCATCTATGCGGTGGTCGCTGTTTCCATGAATTTACTCACCGGATTTACCGGACTCTTTTCCTTGGGCCAGGCCGGATTCATGGCAATCGGTGCTTATACGGTTGCTATACTGACAATCCCAGTAGACAACCGTGCAAGCGTTTATTATGTAGACGGAATCGCACCAGCCATTGCAAATCTCCAGTGTCCCTTCTGGCTGGCACTCATTTTAGCAGGAGTTTTTTCTGCTGCCATTGCTGCCTTAATCGGGATTCCGGTACTTCGTTTAAAAAGTGATTATTTAGCCATTGCTACCCTTGGTTTTTCTGAGATCATCCGTGCGGTAATTTCTGCCCCACAGTTAAATAAAATCACCAATGGTTCTTATGGACTTAAGAATATCCCAGGCTTTCCAAACCTGTTTGTGGCCTTTGGCTTATGTGCCCTCTGCATCCTTCTTATGGTGCTTTTGATCAATTCCTCTTATGGCCGTGCATTTAAGGCTCTTCGTGAGGATGAGGTGGCCGCTCAGGCTATGGGACTTAATTTATTCCGTTACAAAGAGCTGGCTTTTGTAATTTCCTCCTTCTTTACAGGAGTTGGCGGAGGTCTTCTTGCTATATTCATGCGCTCCATTGATTCTAAGACCTTCTCCATTAACTTGACCTACGACATTCTTCTTATTGTCGTTCTTGGTGGAATCGGAAGTATTACAGGAAGCGTCATCGGCGCATTTTTAGTTACTGCTGGAAGAGAATGGCTTCGATTCTTTGACAATCCTCTTACCATTGGAGGCATTGACATTCCTCTGTTCCGTTCCGGCTTTCGTATGGTCATCTTCTCCATTCTTCTTATGGCAGTGGTGCTCTTCTACCGCCGTGGAATCATGGGAAGCAATGAGTTTTCATGGGAAGGCCTTGGAAGGCTGATCCGCAGCATTCCAGACAGATTAAAGAAGAAAAATAAAACACATAAGGGGGAAAACATATAA
- a CDS encoding ABC transporter ATP-binding protein, with protein sequence MSAEAKTPVNVLHMEDVTMQFGGVVAVNGLTLDVNQGEIVALIGPNGAGKTTAFNCVTGIYEPTFGKVDFMGETILSNTPKGKAAKTYLGEVTPRPITVIRNTPDKITQKGIARTFQNIRLFGQLTVFDNVLIAKHMRARQNVFSATLRLNHKEEERMRAEATALLEEQNLLHLKDEIASSLPYGLQRRLEIARALATEPKFLLLDEPAAGMNPQETQELTDFIKQIRDTYHLTVFMIEHHMDLVMQISDRIYVLDFGKLIAQGTPDEIQNNERVIEAYLGVSDDAED encoded by the coding sequence ATGTCAGCGGAAGCAAAAACTCCAGTCAATGTCCTCCATATGGAGGATGTTACCATGCAGTTTGGCGGCGTAGTAGCTGTCAACGGACTCACCCTTGATGTAAACCAGGGCGAAATCGTGGCACTCATTGGTCCTAACGGTGCTGGAAAAACAACTGCCTTTAACTGTGTTACCGGTATTTATGAGCCTACCTTTGGTAAGGTTGATTTCATGGGAGAGACCATTCTCTCTAATACTCCCAAGGGAAAAGCGGCGAAAACATACTTGGGTGAAGTAACTCCCAGACCGATTACCGTGATCCGAAATACACCGGATAAGATTACCCAGAAGGGCATAGCCAGAACCTTTCAGAACATTCGTCTCTTTGGGCAGCTTACTGTATTCGACAATGTTCTTATTGCAAAGCATATGCGGGCCAGACAAAATGTGTTTTCCGCCACTCTTCGTTTAAACCACAAGGAGGAAGAGCGGATGCGGGCAGAGGCCACTGCTCTTTTGGAGGAGCAGAATCTTCTCCACTTAAAGGATGAGATTGCCTCTTCTCTCCCTTACGGTCTGCAAAGACGTCTGGAGATTGCAAGAGCTCTGGCTACCGAGCCAAAGTTTCTTCTCCTTGATGAGCCTGCGGCTGGTATGAATCCACAGGAGACCCAGGAGCTTACGGATTTTATCAAGCAGATCCGGGACACCTATCATTTGACTGTATTTATGATTGAACACCATATGGATCTGGTCATGCAGATCTCAGACCGAATCTATGTACTGGATTTTGGAAAACTGATTGCACAGGGAACACCGGATGAAATCCAGAACAACGAACGGGTTATTGAAGCATATCTGGGGGTGAGTGACGATGCTGAAGATTGA
- a CDS encoding ABC transporter ATP-binding protein — MLKIENLKVNYGGIEAVKGISFEVPDKSIVTLIGANGAGKSTTLRSIVGLVKPSAGSSITLDGEELIGLDTTQVVSKGIALVPEGRHVFPDMTVLENIKIGAYLRNDSLEDDINWVYSLFPRLKERSWQLSGTLSGGEQQMLAVARALMSHPRILMMDEPSLGLAPLIVKDLFSIIKEINKKGVTVLLIEQNANMALHTADIGYVLETGRITLSGAGKELLADESVKAAYLGKKKH; from the coding sequence ATGCTGAAGATTGAGAATTTAAAAGTGAACTACGGGGGCATTGAAGCCGTAAAGGGCATTTCCTTTGAAGTGCCGGATAAAAGCATTGTAACCCTGATCGGTGCCAACGGCGCCGGAAAGAGTACCACGCTCCGCTCCATTGTAGGCCTTGTAAAGCCTTCTGCCGGAAGCAGCATTACTCTCGATGGAGAAGAGCTCATCGGACTTGATACTACACAGGTCGTATCCAAGGGCATTGCTCTAGTGCCGGAAGGCCGTCATGTGTTTCCCGATATGACCGTACTTGAAAACATTAAGATCGGGGCTTATTTAAGAAACGACAGTCTGGAAGACGATATCAACTGGGTCTACAGCCTGTTTCCAAGGTTAAAGGAACGAAGCTGGCAGCTCTCCGGAACCTTATCCGGCGGTGAGCAGCAGATGCTTGCAGTCGCAAGAGCCTTAATGAGCCACCCCAGAATCCTCATGATGGATGAACCTTCCCTTGGATTGGCACCTCTTATCGTTAAGGACTTGTTCTCCATTATCAAGGAAATCAATAAAAAGGGCGTGACCGTACTTTTAATCGAACAGAATGCCAATATGGCCCTTCACACGGCTGATATCGGATATGTACTGGAAACCGGAAGAATCACCTTATCCGGTGCGGGTAAAGAGCTTCTGGCTGACGAATCCGTGAAAGCAGCTTACCTTGGTAAAAAGAAACATTAA
- a CDS encoding M6 family metalloprotease domain-containing protein, whose translation MSKMIKLLATGLAVVSMSSMTNYAVLAAPYNNKEFELAQPDGTRVSVSITGDEYYQHIESPDGYTLIRDENGWICYAELNADQTEYVSTGTVYNTSSERRSTDEPQRGGGGLQKHLKIKSDAIREQADEVRNRLHGNDFKNTPKSENSFENSLLDSKVAASGDVKGLTILVDFPDKKSDISQSEIERFFNETGYRGFNNNGSVRDYYYDVSGGRVTYTNNLIGFYTAKHPKTYYDDIYEQTGSYAKSNEFAEEVFQWLKSSGYNLSSLTTDSKGYLKAVNILYAGTPDAGWAKGLWPHQAWYPKSDYINGARIQKYEMTNIGRDLSLYTICHESGHMIYGYPDLYDYDGDSQGTGMYSLMSTVANDKNPVPPDPYCRNVISRWNLPINMNEYNAGTKFAAVADGNGNSYTYKWSGNQSNEYFLIENLQKTGRYADLPDAGLAIWHIDEKGNNSRNEMTPSNHYLVSLEQADGNYDMERNRNGGNRGDLFRKGYKDSFTSSTTPNSKWWNQSASGLEISQISNAGSEMTFVQASNGQNPNPDPDPDPTPQQKNIAGLATPTASYVSDWESILALNDGIDPTSSNDRSGAVYGNWPETGSQWVQYTFNETHTITGSDIYWFKDGQGIDVPASYRMYYWDGSAWQDIKNPKGLGTKTNQYNTTTFTPVTTYAISIVMESKGTSSTGILEWKVYGN comes from the coding sequence ATGAGTAAAATGATTAAGCTATTGGCAACTGGATTAGCTGTAGTATCCATGTCTTCCATGACGAACTACGCTGTTTTAGCTGCTCCTTACAACAACAAAGAGTTTGAATTAGCACAGCCTGATGGAACCAGGGTTTCCGTATCCATTACAGGCGATGAGTATTATCAGCATATTGAAAGTCCGGACGGATATACGCTGATCCGTGATGAAAACGGCTGGATCTGTTATGCAGAATTAAACGCTGACCAGACAGAGTATGTGTCTACGGGAACGGTTTACAACACAAGCAGTGAACGAAGATCCACTGACGAGCCTCAGCGGGGCGGTGGCGGCCTTCAGAAGCATTTAAAGATCAAGAGCGATGCAATCAGGGAACAGGCGGATGAAGTGAGGAACAGGCTTCATGGAAATGATTTTAAAAATACCCCAAAATCAGAAAACAGTTTTGAAAATTCACTGCTGGATTCCAAGGTAGCCGCATCTGGTGATGTAAAGGGATTGACGATCCTGGTTGATTTCCCAGATAAAAAAAGCGATATTTCCCAATCCGAAATAGAACGCTTCTTCAACGAAACCGGGTACCGGGGCTTTAACAACAATGGGTCTGTGAGGGATTATTATTATGATGTCTCAGGCGGCAGAGTCACCTATACCAATAATTTAATTGGTTTCTATACCGCAAAGCATCCGAAAACATATTATGATGACATTTATGAGCAGACAGGCTCCTACGCAAAATCCAATGAGTTTGCAGAAGAAGTATTTCAGTGGCTGAAAAGCTCTGGATATAATCTTTCCTCTTTAACCACAGATTCTAAAGGATACTTAAAAGCTGTGAACATTCTTTATGCCGGAACTCCGGATGCAGGCTGGGCAAAGGGATTGTGGCCTCATCAAGCCTGGTATCCAAAGTCAGATTATATCAATGGAGCAAGAATCCAGAAATATGAGATGACTAACATCGGACGGGATTTGTCTCTTTATACCATCTGCCATGAAAGCGGTCATATGATCTACGGATACCCGGATCTTTATGATTACGATGGTGATTCCCAGGGCACTGGTATGTACAGCTTAATGAGTACCGTGGCAAATGACAAAAATCCGGTTCCACCGGATCCATATTGCAGAAATGTGATATCTCGCTGGAATCTTCCCATAAATATGAATGAATACAATGCCGGAACCAAGTTTGCCGCAGTTGCTGACGGCAACGGTAATTCCTATACCTACAAATGGTCAGGCAATCAGTCAAACGAGTATTTCCTCATTGAGAACCTTCAGAAAACCGGCAGATATGCTGACCTTCCTGATGCAGGACTTGCCATCTGGCATATTGATGAAAAAGGAAATAACTCCAGAAATGAAATGACACCGAGTAACCATTACTTAGTTTCTCTGGAACAGGCCGATGGAAATTATGATATGGAGAGAAATAGGAACGGCGGAAACAGGGGAGACTTATTCCGGAAAGGATACAAGGATTCCTTTACCAGCAGCACCACTCCAAATTCCAAATGGTGGAATCAGTCAGCCTCTGGTCTTGAAATATCCCAGATCAGCAACGCAGGCTCTGAGATGACCTTTGTTCAGGCCTCCAACGGCCAGAACCCAAATCCTGACCCCGACCCAGATCCTACCCCACAGCAAAAGAACATCGCAGGACTGGCAACTCCTACAGCCTCTTATGTTTCTGATTGGGAAAGCATCCTTGCATTAAATGATGGAATCGACCCTACCAGCTCAAATGACAGAAGCGGCGCTGTTTACGGCAACTGGCCGGAGACCGGTTCTCAATGGGTACAGTATACATTTAATGAGACTCACACCATCACAGGCAGTGATATTTATTGGTTTAAAGATGGTCAGGGAATTGATGTGCCCGCATCTTACCGTATGTATTACTGGGATGGAAGTGCATGGCAGGATATAAAGAATCCAAAAGGCCTTGGTACAAAGACCAATCAATATAACACCACGACCTTTACACCAGTCACAACCTATGCAATCTCCATTGTTATGGAATCAAAAGGAACCAGCTCTACCGGTATCCTTGAATGGAAGGTATACGGAAACTAA
- a CDS encoding NlpC/P60 family protein, with protein MTDKAWKMLGFAIACGSAVWIATADVQAAGTKTTVTTGTPVAGIDVYMDKYQKSEKQKSEEKSAGLTQEKMRIGTFQTIFSNLGVAVVEDSLNIRKEPKNDAEIVGKLKSHSGASVLSEENGWYKIKSGQITGYVYGQYLVTGKEARAIAYYDMKLMLRVNTDTLRVRNQPSTDAQILGRIHEGETYRFLSGSDGWAKIEYKGQAAYAYVPEFATIAYTIPEAEKNSDMRTQVVNYAVNFVGKPYRWGGTDPNTGADCSGFVQYVMEHAAGVQLDRTSRQQAAEGEAIPASNMEPGDLLFYSSGSQIDHVAMYIGKGQIVHAANRRSGIKISSWNYRKPVTIRRVIQ; from the coding sequence ATGACTGACAAAGCATGGAAAATGCTGGGCTTCGCAATCGCATGCGGCAGTGCCGTATGGATTGCAACAGCAGATGTGCAGGCCGCAGGAACCAAGACGACTGTGACTACCGGTACTCCGGTAGCTGGAATCGATGTCTATATGGACAAGTACCAGAAAAGCGAAAAACAGAAGTCAGAAGAAAAATCGGCCGGTCTTACGCAGGAAAAAATGAGAATAGGAACCTTTCAGACCATATTCAGTAATCTTGGAGTGGCAGTCGTAGAGGATTCCTTAAATATCAGAAAAGAACCAAAGAATGATGCGGAAATCGTAGGAAAATTAAAAAGCCATTCCGGAGCCAGCGTGCTGTCGGAGGAAAATGGCTGGTATAAGATAAAATCAGGACAAATCACTGGTTATGTGTATGGACAGTATCTGGTGACTGGAAAAGAAGCAAGGGCCATCGCTTATTACGATATGAAGCTGATGCTTCGTGTTAACACCGATACCCTTCGTGTCAGGAACCAGCCAAGTACCGATGCCCAGATTTTAGGAAGAATCCATGAGGGAGAAACCTATCGGTTCCTTTCTGGAAGTGATGGCTGGGCCAAGATAGAATATAAGGGCCAGGCTGCCTATGCCTATGTGCCGGAATTTGCCACCATAGCTTACACCATACCGGAAGCAGAGAAAAACAGTGACATGCGTACCCAGGTTGTAAATTATGCGGTTAATTTCGTTGGAAAGCCTTATAGGTGGGGAGGCACCGATCCAAATACCGGTGCAGACTGTTCTGGTTTTGTCCAGTATGTTATGGAGCATGCGGCAGGAGTACAGCTTGACAGAACTTCAAGGCAACAGGCGGCAGAGGGAGAGGCAATTCCAGCCTCCAACATGGAGCCGGGGGACTTGTTGTTCTATTCCAGTGGAAGCCAGATCGACCATGTGGCTATGTACATCGGAAAAGGCCAGATCGTTCATGCAGCAAACCGAAGAAGCGGGATTAAAATTTCCTCGTGGAATTACAGGAAACCGGTTACCATACGCCGGGTGATCCAATAG
- a CDS encoding bifunctional riboflavin kinase/FAD synthetase: protein MEYITGTRKFQIEEPSVVTLGKFDGRHRGHQKLLREMAEVKKEKGYQIAVFTFDMSPSILDSESTQRVITTNLERKNNLERIGIDYLVEYPFTMETAHMDPEEFVKEILVGQMNAKTIVVGTDCTFGYLGAGNADSLNQWKDRYGYELIVIQKEKDDHRDISSTYIRELLDAGNMEKANELLGEPYSIHGNVVHGNHLGGPVLGFPTANIVPEPEKHLPTFGVYVSRVYIEGCYYGGITNIGKKPTVEGGSPVGAETYIYGINRDIYGKTIEVQLLHFVRPERKFDGLEQLKVQIEKDRDYGMEYLKSRSEELNIQL from the coding sequence ATGGAGTATATAACCGGAACCAGGAAATTTCAGATCGAAGAACCATCGGTGGTCACACTTGGAAAGTTTGACGGACGCCACAGGGGCCACCAGAAGCTTCTTCGGGAGATGGCAGAAGTAAAAAAGGAAAAAGGATATCAGATTGCCGTTTTTACCTTTGACATGTCACCAAGTATCCTGGATTCAGAAAGCACGCAGCGGGTCATTACTACGAATCTGGAGAGAAAAAACAATCTGGAGCGAATCGGCATCGACTATCTGGTAGAATACCCCTTTACCATGGAAACCGCCCATATGGACCCGGAGGAATTTGTAAAGGAAATACTGGTAGGTCAGATGAATGCAAAGACCATAGTAGTCGGCACGGACTGCACCTTTGGCTATCTGGGAGCAGGAAATGCGGACAGCCTAAATCAGTGGAAGGACCGGTATGGTTACGAATTAATTGTCATTCAAAAAGAAAAGGATGATCACCGTGATATCAGCAGTACATACATCAGAGAGCTGCTGGATGCCGGAAATATGGAAAAGGCCAATGAGCTCTTAGGTGAGCCTTATTCCATTCATGGAAACGTAGTTCATGGCAATCATCTGGGAGGCCCGGTCTTAGGCTTTCCTACTGCGAATATTGTACCGGAGCCGGAAAAACATCTGCCGACCTTTGGCGTTTATGTATCCAGAGTCTATATAGAAGGCTGCTATTATGGAGGGATTACCAACATCGGAAAGAAGCCCACCGTGGAAGGTGGATCCCCCGTAGGAGCAGAAACTTACATTTATGGTATAAATAGGGATATTTATGGAAAGACTATAGAAGTACAGCTATTGCACTTCGTCCGCCCTGAACGGAAATTTGACGGATTGGAGCAGTTAAAAGTGCAGATAGAAAAAGACAGGGACTATGGAATGGAGTATTTAAAGAGCCGTTCTGAGGAACTGAATATCCAGTTGTAA
- the truB gene encoding tRNA pseudouridine(55) synthase TruB: MADGIINVYKEKGFTSHDVVAKMRGILKQKKIGHTGTLDPMAEGVLPVCLGKATKLCDMLTDKTKTYEAVLLLGKETDTQDVTGTVLAEYPVHREEEEIREAVLSFLGHYDQIPPMYSALKVDGKKLYELARAGKEVERKARPVEILEIRVDKIELPRVTMTVTCSKGTYIRTLCYDIGRKLGCGGCMESLTRTQVSGFCLEESLTLSQIEALRDEGTLGERILAVDKVFENYPAIVMKPEFDKLVHNGNPFLRNQGMESSVTVDGPVRVYDSENHFIGVYEPDRERNLLKPQKVFLGGK, encoded by the coding sequence ATGGCAGACGGCATCATCAATGTGTATAAAGAAAAAGGATTTACCTCTCATGACGTCGTGGCGAAAATGAGAGGTATTTTAAAGCAGAAAAAGATAGGACATACCGGTACCTTAGATCCCATGGCAGAAGGAGTGCTTCCTGTCTGTCTTGGTAAGGCGACCAAGCTCTGTGATATGCTGACGGATAAGACGAAAACATATGAAGCAGTCCTACTTCTTGGAAAAGAAACTGACACTCAGGATGTGACAGGGACGGTTCTTGCTGAATATCCGGTTCATAGAGAGGAAGAGGAAATCCGTGAGGCGGTATTAAGCTTTCTGGGGCATTATGACCAGATTCCCCCCATGTATTCTGCCCTGAAAGTAGACGGCAAGAAGCTTTATGAGCTTGCCAGAGCAGGAAAAGAAGTGGAGCGGAAGGCAAGGCCCGTAGAGATACTGGAAATCCGGGTGGATAAAATAGAGCTTCCCAGAGTCACTATGACAGTGACCTGCTCCAAGGGAACTTATATCCGGACCCTTTGCTATGATATTGGAAGAAAGCTGGGCTGCGGCGGCTGTATGGAGTCATTGACCCGTACCCAGGTCTCAGGATTTTGTCTGGAGGAGAGCCTTACTCTGTCCCAGATTGAAGCGCTTAGAGACGAAGGAACTTTGGGAGAACGTATCCTTGCTGTGGACAAGGTATTTGAGAATTATCCCGCCATTGTCATGAAACCGGAATTTGATAAGCTGGTTCATAATGGGAACCCATTTTTAAGAAATCAAGGGATGGAAAGCTCTGTAACGGTGGACGGACCGGTGAGAGTTTATGACAGTGAGAATCATTTTATTGGAGTTTATGAGCCTGACAGAGAAAGGAACTTGCTTAAGCCCCAAAAGGTATTTCTGGGAGGAAAATAA
- a CDS encoding DHH family phosphoesterase, which produces MSYLDTILEDVKNAAIMGHVRPDGDCVGSCLATYNYLKENYPQIETVVYLEKPSDKFNYLNHFDRIVSDFSKDKEYDLCICLDCSDTLRLGEAVKYLNTAKKSICVDHHITNIGYAGENIVEGHSSSTCEVLYGLLDEAKISREVAECIYTGIIHDTGVFKYDSTSRKTMEIAGKLMEKGINFSRIIDDSFYRKTYIQNQILGRALLESITFHNSQCIFSAISKKDMEFYGVSGSDMDGIIDQLRITEGVECAIFMYETACREYKVSLRSTSDLDVSKIAVYFGGGGHKKAAGCTMTGSVHDVINNLSDQIAKQLN; this is translated from the coding sequence TTGAGTTACCTTGATACAATCCTTGAAGATGTAAAAAATGCGGCCATTATGGGCCATGTCAGACCAGATGGGGACTGTGTAGGTTCCTGTCTGGCAACATATAATTACTTAAAAGAAAACTATCCTCAGATAGAGACGGTGGTATACTTAGAGAAGCCATCGGATAAATTTAATTATTTAAATCATTTTGACCGAATTGTCAGCGATTTTTCAAAAGACAAGGAGTATGACCTGTGTATTTGTCTTGACTGCAGCGATACCCTTCGCCTTGGAGAAGCGGTGAAGTATTTAAATACGGCAAAAAAAAGCATCTGTGTAGACCACCACATCACCAACATCGGCTATGCCGGTGAAAATATTGTGGAAGGACATTCCAGCTCAACCTGTGAAGTGCTTTACGGCCTTCTTGATGAAGCTAAGATCAGCAGGGAAGTGGCAGAATGTATCTATACCGGCATCATACATGATACCGGAGTATTCAAATATGACTCTACATCCAGAAAGACCATGGAAATAGCCGGAAAGCTGATGGAAAAAGGAATTAATTTTTCCAGAATCATCGATGACAGCTTTTACCGAAAAACATATATTCAGAATCAAATTCTTGGAAGGGCACTGCTGGAAAGCATAACCTTTCATAACAGCCAATGTATCTTCAGCGCAATCAGCAAGAAAGACATGGAGTTTTACGGTGTCTCAGGAAGTGATATGGATGGAATCATCGACCAGCTTAGGATAACGGAAGGTGTGGAATGTGCCATCTTTATGTATGAGACTGCCTGCAGAGAATATAAGGTAAGTCTTCGTTCCACTTCTGATCTTGATGTGAGTAAAATCGCTGTATACTTTGGCGGAGGCGGTCATAAAAAGGCTGCTGGCTGTACAATGACAGGAAGCGTTCACGATGTGATCAACAATCTATCAGATCAGATCGCAAAACAGCTTAATTAG
- the rbfA gene encoding 30S ribosome-binding factor RbfA yields MRKNSIKNTRINMEVQRELSQIIRLEIKDPRIHPMTTVIAVEVTPDLKFCKAYISILGDEEAGKATIEGLRSAEGYIRRELARRVNLRNTPEIKFILDQSIEYGVNMSRLIEEVTKDIKD; encoded by the coding sequence ATGCGTAAAAACAGTATAAAGAATACAAGAATCAATATGGAAGTCCAGAGGGAGTTAAGCCAGATTATCCGTCTGGAAATCAAGGATCCAAGAATCCACCCTATGACAACTGTAATTGCCGTTGAGGTAACTCCAGACTTAAAATTCTGTAAGGCTTATATCAGTATTCTGGGAGATGAGGAAGCCGGCAAAGCGACCATTGAAGGTTTAAGGAGCGCAGAAGGCTATATCCGCAGAGAACTGGCAAGAAGAGTCAATCTTCGCAACACACCTGAAATTAAATTCATTCTGGATCAGTCCATTGAGTATGGCGTTAACATGTCCAGACTGATTGAAGAGGTTACAAAAGACATCAAAGATTAA